A portion of the Krasilnikovia cinnamomea genome contains these proteins:
- the erpA gene encoding iron-sulfur cluster insertion protein ErpA, translating to MTTEAHTESTEAPAAAPTGVILTDVAAVKVKALIEQEGRDDLRLRIAVQPGGCSGLRYQLFFDERSLDGDVVSDFDGVEVVVDRMSAPYLAGATIDFADRIDAQGFTIDNPNAQNSCACGDSFH from the coding sequence GTGACCACTGAAGCGCACACCGAGTCGACCGAGGCCCCGGCCGCCGCGCCGACCGGCGTCATCCTGACCGACGTCGCGGCTGTGAAGGTCAAGGCCCTGATCGAGCAGGAGGGCCGGGACGACCTGCGGCTGCGGATCGCCGTGCAGCCGGGCGGCTGCTCGGGCCTGCGGTACCAGCTCTTCTTCGACGAGCGTTCGCTCGACGGCGACGTCGTCTCCGACTTCGACGGCGTCGAGGTGGTCGTCGACCGGATGAGCGCGCCGTATCTGGCCGGTGCCACGATCGACTTCGCCGACCGCATCGACGCCCAGGGCTTCACCATCGACAACCCGAACGCGCAGAACTCCTGCGCCTGCGGCGACTCGTTCCACTGA
- a CDS encoding sulfurtransferase TusA family protein codes for MIVLDCLGQRCPLPVIALARRLPQVPVGEVVRVLADDPAAANDIPAWCRLKGQQYVGAADGPGYDVRRVS; via the coding sequence GTGATCGTCCTGGACTGCCTGGGCCAGCGCTGCCCGCTGCCGGTGATCGCGCTGGCCCGGCGGCTGCCGCAGGTGCCGGTCGGCGAGGTGGTCCGGGTGCTGGCCGACGACCCGGCCGCGGCCAACGACATCCCGGCGTGGTGCCGCCTCAAGGGCCAGCAGTACGTCGGCGCGGCCGACGGCCCCGGCTACGACGTGCGCCGGGTCAGCTGA
- a CDS encoding carbohydrate kinase family protein: MKIAVTGSIATDHLMHFPGRFADQLIADQLHKVSLSFLVDDLVVRRGGVASNIAFGMGQLGLSPILLGAVGADFADYRSWLERHGVDCDSVHVSEVAHTARFVCTTDDDLNQIASFYAGAMSEARNIELTPVAQRAGGLDLVLISANDPAAMIRHSQECRDRGYAFAADPSQQLARMDGGDVLTLIDGADYLLTNEYEKSLLETKAELTDAQVLEHVKIRVTTLGKDGVEITGKGLERIHVPVARDVVVGDPTGVGDGFRAGFFAAVSWGLGLERAAQVGSLLAALVLETVGPQEYDVRSDFFAKRLADSYGDEAAAEVIPHLPA; this comes from the coding sequence ATGAAGATCGCCGTCACCGGCTCGATCGCCACCGATCACCTGATGCACTTCCCCGGCAGGTTCGCCGATCAGCTCATCGCGGACCAGCTGCACAAGGTGTCGCTGTCCTTCCTCGTCGACGACCTGGTCGTGCGGCGTGGCGGGGTCGCGTCGAACATCGCGTTCGGGATGGGGCAGCTCGGCCTGAGCCCGATCCTGCTGGGCGCGGTCGGCGCCGACTTCGCCGACTACCGCTCGTGGCTCGAGCGGCACGGCGTGGACTGCGACTCGGTGCACGTCAGCGAGGTCGCCCACACCGCGCGGTTCGTCTGCACCACCGACGACGACCTCAACCAGATCGCCTCGTTCTACGCGGGCGCCATGTCCGAGGCCCGCAACATCGAGCTGACCCCGGTCGCGCAGCGCGCGGGCGGTCTCGACCTCGTGCTGATCAGCGCGAACGACCCCGCCGCGATGATCCGCCACTCGCAGGAGTGCCGGGACCGGGGCTACGCGTTCGCGGCGGACCCGTCGCAGCAGCTCGCCCGCATGGACGGCGGCGACGTGCTGACCCTGATCGACGGCGCCGACTACCTGCTCACCAACGAGTACGAGAAGTCGCTGCTGGAGACGAAGGCGGAGCTCACCGACGCGCAGGTGCTCGAGCACGTCAAGATCCGGGTCACCACGCTCGGCAAGGACGGCGTGGAGATCACCGGCAAGGGCCTGGAGCGCATCCACGTGCCGGTCGCCCGCGACGTGGTGGTGGGCGACCCCACCGGCGTCGGCGACGGCTTCCGGGCCGGCTTCTTCGCCGCCGTGAGCTGGGGGCTGGGGCTGGAACGGGCGGCGCAGGTCGGCTCGCTGCTGGCCGCGCTGGTGCTGGAGACGGTCGGCCCGCAGGAGTACGACGTCCGCAGCGACTTCTTCGCCAAGCGCCTCGCCGACTCGTACGGCGACGAGGCCGCCGCCGAGGTCATCCCCCACCTGCCCGCCTGA
- a CDS encoding DUF3043 domain-containing protein, whose product MPSLFRRKSADVVTDAIESVTPEAAEQPRPKNYTPSKKELGQATPKRAATGRRVSEATPPANRREAYKQMRQRQRQDRADAAEGMRQGDERYLLARDRGPERALVRNIVDSRRTVGTWFFAGALIVLVGSSGRMPTVVQLGANLLWLLLALGVIVDSVLIARRIKRLIGERFPKTTQKMGSLYLYGIMRGLTFRKMRVPKPQIEIGATI is encoded by the coding sequence GTGCCCTCGCTGTTTCGCCGCAAGTCCGCCGACGTCGTCACCGACGCCATCGAATCCGTGACGCCGGAGGCTGCCGAGCAGCCCCGGCCGAAGAACTACACCCCCAGCAAGAAAGAGCTGGGCCAGGCCACCCCGAAACGCGCCGCCACCGGCCGCCGGGTGTCCGAGGCCACTCCCCCGGCCAACCGGCGCGAGGCGTACAAGCAGATGCGCCAGCGCCAGCGCCAGGACCGGGCCGACGCCGCCGAGGGCATGCGCCAGGGCGACGAGCGGTACCTGCTGGCCCGCGACCGCGGCCCGGAACGGGCCCTGGTCCGCAACATCGTCGACTCCCGCCGTACGGTCGGCACCTGGTTCTTCGCTGGGGCGCTGATCGTCCTGGTCGGTTCGTCGGGGCGGATGCCGACCGTGGTGCAGCTGGGCGCGAACCTGCTCTGGCTACTGCTGGCGCTCGGTGTGATCGTGGACAGCGTCCTGATCGCCCGGCGGATCAAGCGGCTGATCGGCGAGCGGTTCCCGAAGACCACCCAGAAGATGGGGTCGCTGTACCTGTACGGCATCATGCGCGGGCTGACGTTCCGCAAGATGCGCGTCCCGAAGCCGCAGATCGAGATCGGCGCCACAATCTGA
- a CDS encoding metallophosphoesterase family protein: MNHLWLRRRGGRATLLAVLAAVVLVPTVASAAVVTVRAAAPGRTAAAQPLSTSEGQLIAIVGDISCAPTNPVYRGGEGSPAGCRQDSVAAQLAGRRLHAFLPLGDLQYEDGRLDEFINVYDQFFGPYKAISRPVPGNHEYKTPSGQGYYEYFGAAAHKDTPYGVPGSYSYDVGSWHLIAINSNLCAPITPCTDTSPMIRWLKDDLAAHPNRCTLAYWHHPLYSLGHHGAYAPMTPVWNTLLDNGVDVVMTAHDHNYQRFTPLGRATAIDNSTMVAPTAVPESQGMRSWIVGTGGANNYGLDDHPDVEQVTESKYADTSAALFGVLFMRLRDGGYAWDFQQAQPATVPFSDSGVGTCR, encoded by the coding sequence ATGAACCACCTCTGGCTGCGTCGCCGGGGCGGGCGAGCGACGCTGCTCGCCGTGCTCGCGGCGGTTGTCCTCGTGCCCACGGTGGCCTCGGCGGCGGTGGTGACCGTGCGCGCCGCCGCGCCCGGGCGCACGGCCGCGGCGCAGCCGCTCTCGACCTCGGAGGGCCAGCTCATCGCGATCGTCGGCGACATCTCCTGCGCGCCCACGAACCCGGTGTACCGCGGCGGCGAGGGCAGCCCCGCCGGTTGCCGGCAGGACTCCGTCGCCGCGCAGCTCGCCGGGCGGCGCCTGCACGCGTTCCTGCCGCTGGGCGACCTGCAGTACGAGGACGGCCGGCTGGACGAGTTCATCAACGTGTACGACCAGTTCTTCGGCCCGTACAAGGCGATCAGCCGGCCCGTCCCGGGCAACCACGAGTACAAGACGCCGAGCGGGCAGGGCTACTACGAGTACTTCGGTGCCGCCGCGCACAAGGACACCCCGTACGGCGTGCCGGGCAGCTACAGCTACGACGTCGGCAGCTGGCACCTGATCGCCATCAACTCGAACCTGTGCGCCCCGATCACCCCGTGCACCGACACCAGCCCGATGATCCGGTGGCTGAAGGACGACCTCGCCGCCCACCCCAACCGGTGCACCCTGGCCTACTGGCACCATCCGCTGTACTCGCTGGGTCACCACGGCGCGTACGCGCCGATGACCCCGGTCTGGAACACCCTGCTCGACAACGGCGTGGACGTCGTCATGACCGCGCACGACCACAACTACCAGCGCTTCACGCCGCTCGGGCGGGCCACCGCGATCGACAACTCGACCATGGTGGCGCCCACGGCGGTGCCGGAGTCGCAGGGCATGCGCAGCTGGATCGTCGGCACGGGCGGGGCCAACAACTACGGCCTGGACGACCACCCGGACGTCGAGCAGGTCACCGAATCCAAGTACGCCGACACGTCGGCCGCGCTGTTCGGCGTGCTCTTCATGCGCCTGCGCGACGGGGGCTACGCCTGGGACTTCCAGCAGGCGCAGCCCGCCACCGTGCCCTTCTCCGATTCGGGTGTGGGCACGTGCCGCTGA
- the murA gene encoding UDP-N-acetylglucosamine 1-carboxyvinyltransferase has translation MTNDVLVVHGGSPLHGQIRVRGAKNLVSKAMVAALLGETPSRLYDVPRIRDVEVVSGLLELHGVKVSDGADDGELVMDPTNVESATADEINVHAGSSRIPILFCGPLLHRLGRAFIPDLGGCHIGPRPIDFHIQALRQFGAIVDKTPEGMHLTAPNGLHGTKLELPYPSVGATEQVLLTAVRAEGVTELRNAAVEPEIIDLICVLQKMGAIITVHTDRVIEIKGVPRLHGYQHKPIPDRIEAASWAAAALATRGEIEVLGAQQADMMTFLNVFRSVGGQFEVTDARATRPGVPGTEGGIRFWHPGGELQAVALETDVHPGLMTDWQQPLVVALTQARGLSIVHETVYEQRLGYTEALGKMGATIQVYRDCLGGTPCRFGRRNFKHSAVIAGPAKLHAADLVIPDLRAGFSHLIAALAAEGTSRVYGVDLINRGYEDFEGKLAALGARSERL, from the coding sequence TTGACCAACGACGTCCTGGTCGTACACGGCGGCTCGCCGCTGCACGGACAGATCCGCGTCCGTGGCGCCAAGAACCTGGTCTCCAAGGCCATGGTGGCCGCCCTGCTGGGCGAAACCCCCAGCCGCCTGTACGACGTGCCGCGCATCCGCGACGTCGAGGTCGTCAGCGGGCTGCTCGAGCTGCACGGCGTCAAGGTCAGCGACGGCGCGGACGACGGCGAGCTCGTCATGGACCCCACCAACGTGGAGAGCGCCACCGCCGACGAGATCAACGTGCACGCCGGGTCCAGCCGGATCCCGATCCTGTTCTGCGGCCCGCTGCTGCACCGCCTCGGCCGGGCGTTCATCCCGGACCTCGGCGGCTGCCACATCGGCCCGCGCCCGATCGACTTCCACATCCAGGCACTGCGGCAGTTCGGGGCGATCGTCGACAAGACGCCCGAGGGCATGCACCTGACCGCGCCCAACGGGCTGCACGGCACGAAGCTGGAGCTGCCGTACCCGAGCGTCGGCGCCACCGAGCAGGTGCTGCTCACGGCCGTCCGGGCCGAGGGGGTCACGGAGCTGCGCAACGCCGCGGTCGAGCCGGAGATCATCGACCTGATCTGCGTCCTGCAGAAGATGGGCGCGATCATCACGGTGCACACCGACCGGGTCATCGAGATCAAGGGCGTGCCCCGCCTGCACGGCTACCAGCACAAGCCGATCCCGGACCGGATCGAGGCCGCGAGCTGGGCCGCGGCGGCGCTGGCCACCCGCGGCGAGATCGAGGTCCTGGGCGCGCAGCAGGCCGACATGATGACGTTCCTGAACGTGTTCCGCTCCGTGGGCGGGCAGTTCGAGGTCACCGACGCCCGCGCCACGCGTCCCGGCGTGCCCGGCACCGAGGGCGGCATCCGCTTCTGGCACCCCGGCGGCGAGCTGCAGGCCGTGGCGCTGGAGACCGACGTCCACCCGGGCCTCATGACCGACTGGCAGCAGCCCCTGGTGGTCGCGCTGACCCAGGCCCGCGGCCTGTCGATCGTGCACGAGACCGTGTACGAGCAGCGGCTGGGCTACACCGAGGCGCTGGGCAAGATGGGCGCCACGATCCAGGTGTACCGGGACTGCCTCGGCGGCACCCCCTGCCGGTTCGGCCGGCGCAACTTCAAGCACTCCGCGGTCATCGCCGGACCGGCCAAGCTGCACGCCGCCGACCTGGTCATCCCGGACCTGCGGGCCGGTTTCAGCCACCTGATCGCGGCGCTGGCCGCCGAGGGCACCTCCCGGGTGTACGGCGTGGACCTGATCAACCGCGGCTACGAGGACTTCGAGGGCAAGCTGGCGGCGCTCGGCGCCCGCAGCGAGCGGCTCTGA
- a CDS encoding glycerate kinase, which yields MRVLICPDKFAGTLPAPGVAAALAEGWRAVAPADDLVRRPLSDGGPGFVEVLAQALPGRRVPVRTVDPLGRPVPGELLLVGATAYVESAQACGLHLLSAAERDPNVTTSYGLGLLLAAAVEAGAAEVVVGLGGSAVNDGGAGMLAALGASPVDAAGYALPYGGAALTAAAGLAGAPQLRQVSLVAATDVDNPLTGLYGASSVYGPQKGASRADVLRLDAALEHFAGVLEDAFRTTGLAARPGAGAAGGIGAALLALGGRTVSGIALVMGLIGLDAELDSADLVLTGEGAFDHQSLRGKVCAGIAGGARDRGLPCVVVAGRVETGHREAASAGVSELHSLVEHFGDERTALAEPDRGLREIAGRLARQFSR from the coding sequence GTGCGCGTCCTGATCTGCCCGGACAAGTTCGCGGGCACGCTGCCCGCTCCCGGTGTGGCCGCCGCGCTGGCCGAGGGCTGGCGCGCCGTGGCACCCGCCGACGACCTCGTCCGGCGTCCGCTGTCCGACGGCGGCCCCGGCTTCGTCGAGGTCCTCGCGCAGGCGCTGCCCGGGCGCCGGGTGCCGGTCCGTACGGTCGACCCGCTGGGCCGCCCCGTGCCGGGGGAGCTGCTGCTGGTGGGCGCCACGGCGTACGTGGAGAGCGCCCAGGCGTGCGGCCTGCACCTGCTGTCCGCCGCCGAACGCGACCCGAACGTCACCACCTCCTACGGCCTGGGCCTGCTGCTGGCCGCCGCCGTGGAGGCCGGCGCCGCCGAGGTGGTGGTCGGCCTGGGCGGTTCGGCGGTCAACGACGGCGGCGCCGGGATGCTGGCCGCCCTCGGCGCGAGCCCCGTCGACGCGGCCGGCTACGCCCTGCCCTACGGCGGCGCCGCGCTCACCGCCGCCGCCGGCCTGGCCGGGGCGCCGCAGCTGCGCCAGGTCTCCCTGGTCGCCGCCACGGACGTCGACAACCCCCTGACCGGCCTGTACGGCGCCAGCAGCGTGTACGGCCCGCAGAAGGGCGCGTCCCGGGCGGACGTGCTGCGCCTGGACGCCGCACTGGAGCACTTCGCGGGGGTCCTGGAGGATGCCTTCCGGACGACCGGCCTGGCCGCGCGACCCGGTGCCGGGGCGGCCGGCGGGATCGGTGCCGCTCTGCTGGCCCTCGGCGGCCGTACCGTGTCCGGAATCGCCCTGGTCATGGGCCTTATCGGCCTTGACGCCGAGCTGGACTCGGCCGACCTGGTGCTCACCGGGGAGGGCGCCTTCGACCACCAGTCGCTGCGCGGCAAGGTGTGCGCCGGGATCGCGGGCGGCGCCCGGGACCGGGGCCTGCCGTGTGTGGTGGTGGCCGGACGGGTCGAAACCGGGCACCGGGAGGCGGCGAGCGCCGGGGTGAGCGAGCTGCACTCGCTGGTCGAGCACTTCGGCGACGAACGCACCGCGCTGGCCGAGCCGGACCGGGGGCTGCGCGAGATCGCCGGCAGGCTGGCCCGGCAATTTAGCCGTTGA
- the nadA gene encoding quinolinate synthase NadA, translating into MVFVTSTWTEPSPTATALLLLGHGSDPASERGVDCPGDLPAPSDPGLVARAEAAKAALGDRVFVLGHHYQRDEVIRFADVTGDSFKLAREAAARPDAEFIVFCGVHFMAESADILTGDHQRVVLPDLAAGCSMADMAVLGQVETAWDLFTDLGIADSVVPVTYMNSSADIKGFVGRNSGVVCTSSNAKRALTWAFERGEKVFFLPDQHLGRNTAVLEMGFDLDDCVLYDPHKPHGGLTPEQLRDAKMILWRGHCSVHGRFTLDSVREVRERVPGVNVLVHPECRHDVVRAADQVGSTEYIIKALEAAPAGSAWAVGTELNLVRRLALAHPDKQIMFLDRTVCYCSTMNRIDLPHLVWALEELVAGRVPNQITVDPDTAHHARAALDQMLALP; encoded by the coding sequence ATGGTGTTCGTGACGTCGACCTGGACCGAACCCTCCCCCACCGCGACCGCCCTGCTGCTGCTCGGCCACGGCTCCGACCCGGCCAGCGAGCGCGGGGTGGACTGCCCCGGCGACCTGCCGGCTCCCAGCGACCCCGGCCTGGTGGCCCGCGCCGAGGCGGCCAAGGCGGCGCTGGGTGACCGGGTCTTCGTGCTCGGCCACCACTACCAGCGCGACGAGGTCATCCGGTTCGCGGACGTGACGGGCGACTCGTTCAAGCTGGCCCGCGAGGCGGCGGCCCGGCCGGACGCGGAGTTCATCGTGTTCTGCGGCGTGCACTTCATGGCCGAGAGCGCGGACATCCTCACCGGCGACCACCAGCGCGTGGTGCTGCCGGATCTCGCGGCCGGGTGCTCGATGGCCGACATGGCGGTGCTCGGTCAGGTGGAGACCGCCTGGGACCTGTTCACCGACCTGGGGATCGCCGACTCGGTGGTCCCGGTGACGTACATGAACTCCTCGGCGGACATCAAGGGCTTCGTCGGCCGCAACTCCGGGGTGGTCTGCACCTCGTCGAACGCCAAGCGGGCGCTGACCTGGGCGTTCGAGCGGGGCGAGAAGGTGTTCTTCCTGCCCGACCAGCACCTGGGCCGCAACACCGCCGTGCTGGAGATGGGCTTCGACCTCGACGACTGCGTGCTGTACGACCCGCACAAGCCGCACGGCGGTCTCACCCCGGAGCAGCTGCGCGACGCCAAGATGATCCTGTGGCGGGGGCACTGCTCCGTGCACGGCCGCTTCACCCTGGACAGCGTCCGGGAGGTCCGCGAGCGGGTCCCCGGCGTCAACGTGCTCGTGCACCCGGAGTGCCGCCACGACGTGGTCCGCGCCGCCGACCAGGTGGGTTCGACGGAGTACATCATCAAGGCGCTGGAGGCCGCCCCGGCCGGTTCCGCGTGGGCGGTCGGCACGGAGCTGAACCTGGTCCGGCGGCTGGCGCTGGCCCACCCGGACAAACAGATCATGTTTTTGGACCGGACGGTCTGCTACTGCTCCACCATGAACCGCATCGACCTGCCCCACCTGGTGTGGGCGCTCGAGGAGCTGGTCGCCGGCCGGGTGCCGAACCAGATCACGGTCGATCCGGACACGGCACACCACGCCCGGGCGGCCCTGGATCAAATGCTCGCCCTGCCGTAG